Proteins from a single region of Desulfobacter postgatei 2ac9:
- a CDS encoding DUF294 nucleotidyltransferase-like domain-containing protein encodes MSQDYFVFLSNIAPFSFLSEKEIKHISELIQVELFNEKKILFRQGISRLEKIYILKEGTAERFYESIDKKIVKDALHKGEIFGGISILLNESIAIRSLEIQENTSFYTFPKNVFISLCDKYDDFKYHFTNIFGKRMLDKTYLNLIVKKKSDKEQSIQFFSNSISSVIRRNVLFCGVNNSIKDAAILMKQHRCSSILIKQEGRFIGIATDQDFRNRVVAADLKISNPISDIMSDPLISISEHSSVFEAFIKIMKTGVKHLAVINNENDAVGVISNSDLINAQGKLPFLFIKEINKAVSYEEISKKQKQLPQSIYILINEGAKAQNINNFVTAITDAILEKLIKFAIEEIGQPPVKFAFMVMGSEGRKEQTLKTDQDNAIIFEDVNGEELESVNAYFLRIGEHVCNLLDKIGYDFCKGDIMAKNPKWCQPVSTWKKYFKEWIYNANSEALLQISIFFDFRFGYGDIGLVNELREDLFNLLGNRRGFFRYMAVNTTHFRVPIGFFGNFIVESQGKFKNTFDIKAPMMLVVDFARVYALQHKISATNTMERLELLYKKNAISESDYNDITHSYSYMMNLRFINQINGIINEGGEPNNNINPKKLSRIEQQTLKEIFKKIEAWVKLQQDFLGVI; translated from the coding sequence ATGAGTCAAGACTATTTTGTATTTTTATCAAATATTGCGCCTTTTTCTTTTTTATCTGAAAAAGAGATTAAACATATATCAGAGTTGATTCAAGTTGAGTTATTTAATGAAAAAAAAATATTGTTTCGTCAGGGAATATCAAGATTAGAAAAAATATATATATTAAAAGAAGGCACAGCAGAGCGCTTTTATGAATCTATAGATAAAAAAATAGTCAAGGATGCTTTACATAAAGGTGAAATTTTTGGCGGAATATCAATCCTTTTGAATGAATCTATTGCAATAAGATCTTTGGAAATACAGGAGAATACCTCTTTTTATACATTTCCTAAAAACGTTTTTATATCTTTATGTGATAAATATGACGATTTTAAATACCACTTTACCAATATATTCGGAAAAAGAATGCTTGATAAAACATATTTAAATCTCATTGTAAAAAAAAAAAGTGATAAAGAACAATCGATACAATTTTTTAGTAATTCCATATCAAGCGTTATAAGACGGAATGTACTTTTCTGCGGTGTAAATAATTCTATCAAAGATGCTGCAATTTTAATGAAACAGCACAGATGCAGTTCTATTCTGATAAAACAGGAAGGCAGATTTATAGGTATAGCTACAGATCAGGATTTTAGAAATAGAGTTGTGGCTGCTGATTTAAAAATTTCAAATCCTATTTCAGATATAATGTCTGATCCGTTAATAAGCATATCAGAACATTCAAGTGTCTTTGAAGCTTTCATAAAAATAATGAAAACAGGCGTAAAACATTTAGCTGTAATAAACAATGAGAATGATGCAGTAGGCGTGATTTCAAATAGCGATCTTATAAATGCCCAAGGCAAACTTCCTTTTTTATTTATAAAAGAAATAAATAAGGCTGTATCCTATGAAGAAATATCAAAAAAACAAAAACAGCTCCCTCAAAGCATTTATATCTTAATAAATGAGGGTGCAAAAGCTCAAAATATAAATAACTTTGTTACTGCAATAACAGATGCGATTTTAGAGAAGCTGATAAAATTTGCTATTGAAGAAATAGGACAACCTCCTGTCAAGTTTGCCTTTATGGTTATGGGAAGCGAAGGGAGAAAAGAACAAACGCTTAAAACAGATCAGGATAATGCTATTATATTTGAAGATGTAAATGGAGAAGAATTGGAATCTGTAAATGCATATTTTTTAAGAATAGGCGAACATGTATGTAATCTGCTTGATAAAATAGGATATGATTTTTGTAAAGGTGATATAATGGCAAAAAATCCCAAATGGTGTCAGCCTGTTTCTACATGGAAAAAATATTTTAAAGAATGGATCTATAACGCGAATTCCGAGGCTCTTCTCCAGATCAGTATTTTTTTTGATTTTCGTTTTGGATATGGAGATATCGGTTTAGTAAATGAGCTTAGAGAGGACCTTTTTAATCTTTTGGGCAACAGGAGGGGTTTTTTCAGGTATATGGCTGTAAACACAACTCATTTTAGAGTGCCTATAGGTTTTTTTGGTAATTTCATTGTTGAATCTCAAGGTAAATTTAAAAATACTTTTGATATTAAAGCCCCTATGATGCTCGTGGTAGATTTTGCAAGAGTATATGCGCTTCAACATAAAATATCAGCTACAAATACTATGGAACGATTAGAGTTGCTATATAAAAAAAATGCAATAAGTGAATCCGATTATAATGATATCACTCATTCTTATAGCTATATGATGAATTTAAGATTTATCAATCAAATAAATGGAATCATCAATGAAGGTGGAGAACCTAATAATAATATTAATCCTAAAAAGCTATCAAGAATAGAGCAGCAGACATTAAAAGAAATATTTAAAAAAATCGAAGCATGGGTAAAACTTCAACAGGATTTCTTAGGAGTAATATAA